In the genome of Acetivibrio cellulolyticus CD2, one region contains:
- a CDS encoding zinc ribbon domain-containing protein, giving the protein MAVKNCLKCNEENLLNARSCIKCGASLKESEVINSNIRDTEEYIKATKSENAGCIVSISSIIAFIIGMVITFNFEEGSIAAKISVLFVLCTIPLFITGLIIFNKSSQKITEFNNQEENLIAESFKKDYFAAKNKYNVPSNALVVRYKNGHADILRYYNYIWINNGRLHFFPTEKIKVHEKDKLKLYTILLDKIEYYATRGEIVHENKITGGGGGGSSIKGAVIGGVIAGEAGAIIGSRKKLDPIKSELIAHDNRETFLNFFDDNNIKNSMFFDFNDYSIFNELIPEKSFDIVNTIKTNNILNRVVNESKSTSIPDQIRELAKLKSEGILTEEEFTECLKAYIILSLLGWVNGFSLLQG; this is encoded by the coding sequence ATGGCAGTTAAAAACTGTTTAAAATGTAATGAAGAAAACCTGTTAAACGCTCGATCATGCATAAAATGTGGAGCTTCACTAAAAGAATCGGAAGTTATTAATTCTAATATCCGCGATACAGAAGAATATATAAAAGCAACTAAAAGCGAAAATGCAGGGTGTATAGTATCTATTAGCAGCATTATTGCTTTTATTATTGGAATGGTGATAACTTTTAACTTCGAAGAGGGCAGCATTGCTGCTAAAATTTCTGTTTTATTTGTGCTTTGCACAATTCCTTTATTTATTACAGGACTCATTATATTTAATAAATCGTCGCAAAAAATAACAGAATTTAATAACCAGGAAGAAAACCTGATAGCAGAATCTTTCAAAAAAGATTATTTTGCAGCAAAGAATAAATATAATGTTCCCAGCAACGCTCTTGTGGTAAGATACAAAAATGGTCATGCGGACATTTTACGATATTATAACTATATATGGATTAATAACGGAAGATTACATTTCTTTCCGACAGAAAAAATAAAAGTTCATGAGAAAGATAAATTGAAACTATATACAATTCTTCTTGATAAAATTGAGTACTATGCAACAAGAGGTGAAATAGTTCATGAGAATAAGATTACTGGTGGCGGTGGTGGCGGAAGCTCAATAAAAGGGGCTGTGATTGGTGGTGTTATTGCAGGAGAAGCAGGCGCTATTATAGGAAGCAGAAAGAAGTTAGATCCTATTAAATCTGAGTTGATCGCACATGATAATAGAGAGACCTTCCTTAACTTCTTTGATGATAATAATATAAAGAATTCTATGTTTTTTGATTTCAATGATTATAGCATCTTTAATGAATTAATTCCAGAAAAATCGTTCGATATTGTAAACACAATCAAGACCAATAATATTTTAAATAGAGTTGTAAACGAAAGTAAATCGACAAGTATCCCAGATCAAATAAGAGAGCTTGCTAAACTTAAGAGTGAAGGTATATTGACGGAAGAAGAATTTACTGAATGTTTGAAGGCTTATATAATACTGTCTCTGCTTGGATGGGTGAATGGGTTTTCCTTACTCCAAGGCTGA
- a CDS encoding GNAT family N-acetyltransferase, with protein MSRIFDNTIITTVSYWSDFIKDIDVKLRFSKILEQKLRCAIHNKDQVERLLEILKTQDNITPDAVYKVLIGQKHMTSNTYLLDSINESGANINDFPQGYVGTISYFNKVESYFHSDKPTVLYAENVEDIDSDYFLARLLFRKANNNKFGDLLELKGIFEENSISNGGYLGCTESAPNEANIDNVYVISDGLHGRPLAYASLEFGVHQDMVESRMIINKSFKEPLIIYIKQCAVNKQFQGRGVGMVLYKRLFSEFQKHDFYAHVSVRNIPSQKLHYRSGFQKIGVYECDDFHGMKNYMSDFLYKKCSQE; from the coding sequence GTGAGTAGAATATTTGATAATACTATAATAACAACAGTCAGTTATTGGTCAGACTTTATAAAAGATATAGATGTGAAATTACGGTTTTCAAAGATTTTAGAGCAAAAGTTACGTTGTGCCATTCATAATAAAGACCAAGTTGAAAGATTATTGGAAATATTGAAAACACAGGATAATATTACACCAGATGCAGTGTACAAGGTATTAATAGGTCAAAAACATATGACTAGTAATACCTACTTACTGGATAGTATAAATGAATCAGGGGCTAACATAAATGACTTTCCACAAGGTTACGTAGGTACTATAAGTTATTTCAATAAAGTAGAGTCTTATTTTCATAGTGACAAACCAACAGTATTATATGCAGAAAACGTTGAGGATATTGACAGTGACTACTTTTTAGCAAGGTTACTATTTAGAAAAGCAAATAACAATAAGTTTGGTGATTTATTGGAATTGAAGGGAATATTTGAAGAAAATTCGATCTCAAATGGTGGTTATCTTGGATGTACTGAATCAGCTCCTAACGAAGCAAATATTGATAATGTTTATGTGATTTCTGACGGGTTACATGGACGACCACTTGCATATGCATCCTTAGAATTTGGAGTTCATCAGGATATGGTAGAAAGTAGAATGATAATAAATAAAAGTTTTAAGGAACCTTTAATTATTTATATCAAGCAATGTGCAGTAAATAAACAATTCCAAGGCAGGGGAGTAGGAATGGTTTTGTACAAGAGACTTTTCAGTGAGTTCCAGAAACATGATTTCTACGCACATGTTTCTGTCCGTAATATTCCTTCACAAAAACTTCACTATCGTAGTGGGTTTCAGAAGATAGGTGTATATGAATGTGATGATTTCCACGGCATGAAGAATTACATGAGCGATTTCCTTTATAAAAAGTGTAGTCAAGAATAA
- a CDS encoding DNA topoisomerase 3: MGKILIIAEKSSVAYDIAKITNCTKKCNGYIVGNEYVITWAKGHLIELCDPNEYNKAWKKWSFETLPIIPSEIQIKPISYEIDRFNLLKSLMNDPGIDALICATDSGREGELIFRLIYQMAECKKPFQRLWISSLTDQAIVNGLNNLRDGSYYDNLYQSALSRSFADWLVGINATRAYSIKYKGVKLPIGRVQTPTLGLIVCRQKEINSFKSTEYWEVTAYYESFSGKWFNPDTKETRLYAESEAKTIADKIKSQQGTIENIDTNKIEEGPPLLYDLTNLQKDASKKFGLTAQETLGIVQGLYEKKHVTYPRTDSCHLSEDIADTIPERIKLLSNNSEYQKMADYIMSLPKLPLSKRVVDNTKITDHHAIIPDLIVPKSLDDDEANIYDLIARRFLSVFYPDYQYTIKTITVDIENEKFSSRGKTINQLGWMECFSDPEENKNDTAALPDVKIGDKLKVTNSKATKNSTRPPSYYTDGTLVSAMENIGRNINDKDIKDALNGSGLGTSATRAAIIEKLIQNGYVQRSKGFLKATQKGMDLIEIVPAELKSAEMTGKWEQALKLIEHGKMYSNLFIECISDFVKSIVQQAYISEKREDLYISSIENDYYKSGGGNIGYKNQRYNN, encoded by the coding sequence ATGGGGAAAATTCTCATCATTGCCGAGAAATCATCAGTTGCTTATGATATCGCAAAAATAACTAACTGCACCAAGAAGTGTAATGGGTATATTGTTGGTAATGAATATGTTATAACCTGGGCTAAAGGTCATCTTATAGAATTGTGCGATCCTAATGAATATAATAAGGCCTGGAAAAAATGGAGCTTCGAAACTCTTCCCATTATACCATCTGAAATACAAATAAAACCTATTTCATATGAAATTGATCGCTTCAACTTACTTAAAAGTTTGATGAATGATCCTGGCATCGATGCACTAATATGTGCTACAGACTCAGGTCGAGAAGGTGAGTTAATCTTCAGGCTGATATATCAAATGGCGGAATGCAAAAAGCCATTTCAAAGGCTCTGGATATCAAGTTTAACAGATCAAGCAATAGTCAACGGTTTAAATAATCTCAGAGATGGTAGTTATTACGATAATTTATATCAGTCTGCATTAAGTAGGTCCTTTGCCGATTGGTTGGTAGGAATTAATGCTACACGCGCATATTCTATTAAGTATAAAGGTGTAAAACTTCCAATTGGTCGAGTACAAACCCCTACTCTCGGGTTAATTGTATGTAGGCAAAAAGAAATTAACTCATTCAAAAGCACGGAATATTGGGAAGTTACAGCTTACTACGAAAGTTTTAGCGGTAAATGGTTTAATCCAGATACCAAGGAAACAAGGCTTTATGCAGAATCAGAAGCTAAGACCATCGCAGACAAAATTAAAAGTCAACAAGGTACTATTGAAAATATTGATACAAATAAGATTGAGGAGGGTCCTCCGCTTTTATATGATCTTACAAATTTACAAAAGGATGCAAGCAAAAAATTTGGTTTAACAGCTCAGGAAACTTTAGGGATCGTTCAGGGATTATATGAAAAAAAACATGTTACATATCCACGTACTGACAGCTGCCACTTATCTGAAGATATTGCAGATACGATCCCCGAAAGGATTAAGTTGCTATCAAATAATTCGGAATATCAAAAAATGGCCGATTATATAATGAGCCTTCCAAAGCTTCCATTGTCAAAAAGAGTTGTTGATAATACAAAAATAACTGATCATCATGCAATAATACCTGATCTAATAGTTCCTAAAAGTCTTGATGATGATGAGGCTAATATCTACGATCTGATTGCAAGACGGTTTCTATCAGTATTCTACCCTGATTATCAATACACTATTAAGACTATAACTGTAGATATTGAAAACGAAAAGTTTTCGTCAAGGGGTAAAACCATAAATCAGCTTGGTTGGATGGAATGTTTCTCTGATCCAGAAGAAAATAAAAATGATACTGCAGCTCTTCCTGATGTAAAAATTGGCGATAAACTTAAAGTTACAAATTCAAAAGCTACTAAGAACTCAACACGGCCACCTTCTTACTACACAGACGGAACATTGGTATCTGCCATGGAGAACATAGGGAGGAATATCAATGATAAAGATATTAAAGATGCATTGAACGGATCCGGATTGGGAACCTCTGCAACAAGAGCTGCCATAATTGAAAAACTTATTCAAAATGGTTATGTTCAGCGATCTAAAGGTTTCCTTAAAGCTACACAAAAGGGAATGGATCTTATCGAAATTGTTCCTGCAGAATTAAAATCAGCAGAAATGACAGGAAAGTGGGAGCAAGCTCTTAAATTAATCGAACATGGAAAAATGTACTCCAACCTATTTATTGAATGTATAAGTGATTTTGTAAAATCTATAGTCCAGCAAGCTTATATTTCTGAAAAGAGAGAAGATCTATATATTTCAAGCATTGAAAACGATTACTATAAAAGTGGTGGTGGTAATATTGGTTATAAAAATCAAAGATATAATAATTAA
- a CDS encoding ParB/RepB/Spo0J family partition protein, with translation MVIKIKDIIIKDRLRKADPKKVEELAQSIKLLGLLQPIVLNKRNELLAGLNRLEAHKLLNLEEIKFEYLDHDDILREELAELDENLVRSDFHYLDRGIYLMRKKEIYDELNNTNTISNNCDGLKVKPFTEFIAEKTNQSQRTIQNEIKIAKDIIPDLKEQIKENNIGFAKAIEISRLDKDAQKNVLEKLKAGDSSILNTTVPINISCPLAKSNTIENNKTEVSILIQSLRSKLLESFKNLSQNDKAEMIKNIKYLIEELTAI, from the coding sequence TTGGTTATAAAAATCAAAGATATAATAATTAAAGACCGGCTCAGGAAAGCTGATCCTAAAAAAGTCGAAGAACTGGCACAAAGTATAAAATTATTAGGCCTGTTGCAACCAATAGTCTTAAATAAAAGAAATGAACTTTTAGCTGGTTTAAATCGGTTGGAGGCTCATAAGCTTCTGAATCTTGAAGAAATAAAATTCGAATATTTAGATCACGACGATATACTTAGGGAAGAGCTTGCGGAATTAGATGAGAACCTTGTACGTTCTGATTTTCACTATTTGGATCGTGGTATATATCTTATGCGAAAAAAAGAAATCTACGATGAACTAAATAATACTAATACAATATCAAATAATTGTGATGGTCTTAAGGTTAAACCCTTCACAGAGTTCATTGCTGAAAAAACTAATCAATCACAAAGAACCATACAAAACGAAATAAAAATAGCAAAAGATATAATTCCAGACCTGAAAGAACAAATTAAAGAAAATAATATAGGGTTTGCCAAGGCAATTGAGATATCACGCCTTGATAAAGATGCTCAAAAGAATGTATTGGAAAAACTAAAAGCTGGCGACAGCAGCATATTAAATACAACAGTACCTATAAATATTAGCTGCCCACTAGCTAAATCAAACACTATCGAAAACAATAAAACTGAAGTTTCAATTTTAATACAGTCTTTAAGGTCTAAGCTTTTAGAATCATTTAAAAATCTATCGCAAAATGATAAAGCGGAAATGATAAAAAATATTAAGTATCTAATCGAAGAGCTAACAGCAATATAA